Within Methanomicrobiales archaeon, the genomic segment AGAGCAGCCGATCCGGCGCGGGAGGGAACTCCCCCGTCTTTGCAATGAATGGCGTCCTGAATCCCACCCTGACGGGAGAACCGACGGGCGCATGCGGGATCTGCCGGATGTCGCAGGTCTGGAGAGCCTTCATGTCGAGGCTTCCATCCTTAAAGATCTCTCGGGCGGAGAAGTTGCAGGTGATCCCGTCTATGCGGAACCTCCCGTTTCCGTAATGGCGCGTGCTCCCGATGCCCGACTGCCCCAGCAGCCGCAATCCCAGCACCACGTGCGGAAGATACCGCAGAAATTTGCCCAGGAGGAGAATGTTCAGATCGAGCGTGCAATCCTTGTCGAAATGCATCTCTCTTCCGAAGAACGGGGGAATTATGACCACAGGCTTGGGAGGGGGCGCCCTTCCCCTCCGCGAGGTCCTCCGCATATGGGTGTGGTAGAAGATGCAGTCCTCCCTCCCGGCGCAGTGATAACAATCCTCCTGAAGATCCGGGCAGCACGCTTTCCGAAGGTGGATTCCGAGGCCGCCGCGGAACGTGGATCCCATCCAGAAGGGGAGATCCACCGGCGTGGTGAACGAAAGATGCGCGGTCAGGGACGCGACTGGCAGCACGCCTATCCCCCTCCCTCCCACTCCACCACGTTCTTCAGAATCAGAGATCCGTAGTAGGTGAGGCGATAATTCGAGTCGTACCGCGTTTCCCGTCCGATGAGGTTCGCCTCCTCGAGTTCCGTGACATGACGGCTGATGGTGGACAGGTCCTTCCCCATGGCCTTTGCGAGATCCTTCGCCTTCATCTCCCTGTACCGCTGAACGGTCTTCAGGATCTCCTTTTTAGTATTGGTCAAACGATAGGCGCAGGCAGGTACCTTCACTTCGAGGGTGCGGCTGGTGGATTCGTCGAAGGTGAAAAAGCCGGTTATTCTCGATTTCAGGAGGATCGCAGCAATGGTGAGAGCGACGCAGAGGGAGCGGACGCCGGCGGAGGCATCCAGGTAGTACTGAAATCCCCGGTTTGCGGTGACAATTTCTGCTACCTTTGTTACCACACCCCCCACGTCAGATGTATCAACCTCGATCACGTCACACGCGATTCCAATCCCCCGTGATGTGAGACTCTTCAGGAAGCTCTCCACATCCTGGATGGCTGCATCCTTCCGGGGGTTCTTCTCCTTCGGAGTGAGGAGAACGAGGCGATCACCGTCTCCGAGCGAGAACCGCGAGTACCCTCTGAAAACGATCGATGCATCGAATCCAAACGGGACGATGACAGTTTTTCGCTGCTCGGTTGCCATCATAAAATTTTTTACTCTACATATTCATACTTTCGGCGAATCGCTGCACCAGTGCATCCAGTCCCACAACGAGGCAGCTGGAGGCGTCGTTCGCGTTGCGGATGGTATTGAACCTCCAGTCCTTTATTCTGTAGTTGTTCGTCGCATAGACGATTTTATCGTTCAGGAGGCGCTCTGCAATCCGTTCCAGCTCCTTGTGCTCCAGATATATGCTCAGGTTCTTATCCCTCTCCGTTCTTGCATACACGATGCGCTTTACTTTCGTATTCAGAAGTTCTCCCCTCCAGGAGCCTTTGACCCATGCCTTCGCTCTCTGCATGCGAAGAACGACAGGGATCTCAACACCGTCTGCATCCCGCATCCATGAGGGTTTCTCGGCCTCGATGCGATCAACGGGCCGGCATTCGAACTCTGTCTTCAGCAGCTCGAAGATATCCATCCGGGCATAGCACCGGTAGCGTTCGAGGTAGACAGGAATGGAGAGAATATCCCCCCTCGCCCCGCCCTGGGATATGAGATCCCTTGTACGCGGATAAGCAATCGTTCCGATATCCTGGTAGGCGTACCTGACGAAGAACGGGGGTCTCAACTCGGTGTACTGCCTCTCCAGCTCCTCGTAATTCAAGTCCTTTCCGCGGGTCTGCTGCCACATTCCCTGTAACAACGAGAGGAAGAGTGCAGCCCCATAGATGCTTTTAGAGAATTCTGCGTAGCTCTCCAGGGTCGGGATAGCGGAGGTGACGAACTCGTTCAGTCGAGCCGCGCTGATCGTGGCGCTTCCCTGTTTCCGCATCTTCTTCTCCAGCAGACGATAGGATTCGGATGGAACATATCCGATTGCAGTGCCCGGGCGGTGCCGCCCAACGCGGCCAAACCGCTGGAGAAACGAGGCGGCGTCCGATCCCTGGAAGATCAGAGCGTCGACGTCGAAGTCCACGCCGACCTCAATAGCGCTCGTTCCGACCGTGATCTCCTTCTGCGCACGGTACTCAGCTGGCACCATGCCGTTGATCCGCCCCACTCGCTCCTGGCCGTACTTCTCCTCCAGCCGGTCCGCCAGGATCTCGGAGAAGACAACGGAGTTGACGATTACGAGGATCTTCTCGGCCCCGGACTGGAGGAACCGCTCTATCTGCTCCAGAATCTCCGTTCGCTCTCTCTCTTCCAGATACCTGTCGTAGGGATGGAGATCCAGCCGTACATCGTGGCGAATCTGGCGAACACGCCCTTCGGGTTCGTCCTGGGGAATGGCTGTTATCTTCCTGTTGCTGGGGATGATCTCTTTGAGAACGTCCGTGGCACCATGATGGGTGGCGCTGGATACCAGTATGCGGTCGAACCGACTCTTGAGCAACCAGATGAGGTAGATGAGGTTGCTCAACGCGATTCCAGAATACATGTGCAGCTCGTCGATTGCGAGGGTGTGAAAGCGAGTATGGAGGAAATCCACGAGCAGTTTATGCCCTCTGTAGTAGCGCAGCTGGAATAGCTGGTAGAGTGTATCGATGTTGGTCAGCAGGATCAACTGTCTCCCGTGATTCGTGAGATGCAGAATTCGCTGGATAGCCTCGCCTTTCCGGGCGACCCCTTCGAGCGATGCACCG encodes:
- the csa3 gene encoding CRISPR-associated CARF protein Csa3 → MATEQRKTVIVPFGFDASIVFRGYSRFSLGDGDRLVLLTPKEKNPRKDAAIQDVESFLKSLTSRGIGIACDVIEVDTSDVGGVVTKVAEIVTANRGFQYYLDASAGVRSLCVALTIAAILLKSRITGFFTFDESTSRTLEVKVPACAYRLTNTKKEILKTVQRYREMKAKDLAKAMGKDLSTISRHVTELEEANLIGRETRYDSNYRLTYYGSLILKNVVEWEGGG
- the cas3 gene encoding type I-D CRISPR-associated helicase Cas3', with protein sequence MPLHIDVKPAFIPYSGFMLGADGTELMVHQQEVRESEEDLIILDAPTASGKTLGMLTSILDSRGNGVFVYPTNELIRDQGRSIASLLRRAGRNPTLIPMEREFKTAPHDTGDVILAVVSGASLEGVARKGEAIQRILHLTNHGRQLILLTNIDTLYQLFQLRYYRGHKLLVDFLHTRFHTLAIDELHMYSGIALSNLIYLIWLLKSRFDRILVSSATHHGATDVLKEIIPSNRKITAIPQDEPEGRVRQIRHDVRLDLHPYDRYLEERERTEILEQIERFLQSGAEKILVIVNSVVFSEILADRLEEKYGQERVGRINGMVPAEYRAQKEITVGTSAIEVGVDFDVDALIFQGSDAASFLQRFGRVGRHRPGTAIGYVPSESYRLLEKKMRKQGSATISAARLNEFVTSAIPTLESYAEFSKSIYGAALFLSLLQGMWQQTRGKDLNYEELERQYTELRPPFFVRYAYQDIGTIAYPRTRDLISQGGARGDILSIPVYLERYRCYARMDIFELLKTEFECRPVDRIEAEKPSWMRDADGVEIPVVLRMQRAKAWVKGSWRGELLNTKVKRIVYARTERDKNLSIYLEHKELERIAERLLNDKIVYATNNYRIKDWRFNTIRNANDASSCLVVGLDALVQRFAESMNM